The following is a genomic window from Capnocytophaga stomatis.
GTGGTGTAAATCCACATTGAAAAGAGAGCAAACCACGAGAAAAATTGCACCCAAGCCAGTTGTTTCATCGTTTTGGGCATATAAAGCATATCGGTAGTGATGGTTACGAAACCGTTTTCGGAAAATCCTTTACGATGTGCTAAAGCCGTCAGCAAGAAGGAAGCTCCCAGACCTATCAATCCGAAAGAAAGTATGAATAATTCTTTTTCTAATTCTATTTGAAAGAGAGCAAAAGTCAAAAGCAACCCAACTGTCAAAGCGATAGTTCCTGCGGTGGTTAATCGGTTGGATTTTTCGGCAGAAGTAACCGTTTCGGTGTATTTTTCTTCATTTTTCTCACTTTCAAAGGATTTCAATTCTTCTGGAGAATATTCTTTACTGGAGAAAACCGTCCAGCAAACCGCCACTAAAAACACAATCGCACCAGCGTAGAACGACCATTTCACCGAATCGGGAATAACCCCTTCAGGAGCCGTATTGCTGATTCCGAAGTAATTCGTGTAAATATACGGTAAAGCCGAACCTACAACCGCTCCCACTCCGATGAAAAAACTTTGCATTGCAAATCCTGTAGTTCTTTGGCTGTCAGGGAGATTGTCGCCAACAAAAGCTCGAAAAGGCTCCATTGAAATATTGATAGAGGCATCCATCATCCAAAGCGTTCCGGCGGCAATCCAGAGTGAAGGCGAATTAGGCATAATACACAGTGCGATAGAAGATAAAATCGCACCGATTAAAAAGTACGGTCGGCGACGCCCAAGACGTGTCCAAGTTCGGTCGCTGATGTACCCGATAATGGGCTGAATAATCAGTCCCGTAACGGGAGCGGCAATCCACAAGATAGGAATGCTTTCCACACTGGCTCCCAATGTTTCAAATATCCGTGAGGTATTGGCATTCTGCAAGGCAAACCCAAATTGGATACCCAAAAAACCAAAACTCATATTCCATATTTCCCAAAAACTTAATTTTCGTTTTTCCATCTCAATTACATTTACATATGACTACCCCAATTGGCATACTGCCAACAAAGCAATTTATTACGTATTTTTCAATAGGAAGCAACCTCCCCTACTTTAAATATCAAATGGGCAGATTACTATTTTTGAGAAGTATGTGAATTGTTGCGACAAATGTATGAATTTTTTCAAGAAAAACAAAATTATATTACTTCTGTCACTCTCTTTCTTTTGCAAAAGAATCCGTTTATTCAACAAAAAAACATATCTTTGCGATACGGGAATATTCTTTACTTCTTTGTTTAAAATCAGAACAATCAAATAATTCGTAAATTAAAAAATGAATGAAAATATCCGTAGTCATCAATACATATAATGCTGAAAAACATCTGCAAACAGTTCTGGAAACTGTAAAGGATTTTGATGAAATTGTGATTTGTGATATGTACAGCACGGACAGAACCATCGAAATTGCAGGGAAATACAATTGTAAAATCATTTATCACGAGCGTTTTACGTATGTGGAACCAGCTCGGAATTTTGCTATTCATCAAGCTGAAAATGAATGGGTTTTAGTAATTGACGCTGATGAGACTGTTCCTCCAAAATTAAAAGAATATCTGTACGACATTATCAAAACTCCAAACTTGGGAGGAGTTTATATTCCGTTTAAAAATTTCTTTATAAACAAATGGATGCGGTCAGCATATCCTGACTTCAAATTGCGATTTTTCAGAAAAGAAGGTGCTTATTGGCCTAATGAAATTCATTCCACCGTAAAGGTAAAAGGCGATGTAATAAAAATCCCGAGAGGAAGAACTGATTTGGCTTCTGACCATTTGGCAAATGATTCCGTCAGTACAATTTTAAGAAAAACAGACACTTACAGTGACGCTGAAATTGAGCGGAAAAAGAATAAAAAAATCACGACTTTCGGTCTTATTTTTTCTCCATTTTTTTGGTTTATAAAATATTACTTCATCAAAAAAGGATTTCTGGACGGAAAAAAAGGATTCATATTTGCCTGTCTTAAGGCACAATCAAAATTGGTAATATTAGCAAAAGTATACGAATATCAAGAGCAAAATAAAGTAACAAAATGAAAGTAAGCCTTATAATAACTACTTACAATTGGGAAGAGGCACTGGAGCTGGTTCTTAAAAGTGTTTTAAGACAAAACATTCTGCCTGATGAAGTTATTGTTGCAGATGATGGCTCCGGAAACAAAACAAAATCATTAATCAATGAATATAAAAAACTATTTCCTGTACCTTTACACCACATATGGCACGAGGACAACGGCTTTAGGCTTTCAGCTATTCGCAATAAGGCTATAGAAAAAGCTCAATATGAGTATATTATTCAAATTGATGGCGATG
Proteins encoded in this region:
- a CDS encoding MFS transporter — encoded protein: MEKRKLSFWEIWNMSFGFLGIQFGFALQNANTSRIFETLGASVESIPILWIAAPVTGLIIQPIIGYISDRTWTRLGRRRPYFLIGAILSSIALCIMPNSPSLWIAAGTLWMMDASINISMEPFRAFVGDNLPDSQRTTGFAMQSFFIGVGAVVGSALPYIYTNYFGISNTAPEGVIPDSVKWSFYAGAIVFLVAVCWTVFSSKEYSPEELKSFESEKNEEKYTETVTSAEKSNRLTTAGTIALTVGLLLTFALFQIELEKELFILSFGLIGLGASFLLTALAHRKGFSENGFVTITTDMLYMPKTMKQLAWVQFFSWFALFSMWIYTTAAVTGHIYGVPEKDTTSELYNQGADWVSVLFAVYNGVAALVAFLLPVMARATSRKVTHLICLVFGGLGLISIYFISDPNMLILSMIGVGIAWASILSMPYAILSGALPSNKMGYYMGVFNFFIVLPQIVAATILGSVVSKFFDNQPIYALIIGGCAMILAGFLTLRVKDSIK
- a CDS encoding glycosyltransferase family 2 protein — encoded protein: MKISVVINTYNAEKHLQTVLETVKDFDEIVICDMYSTDRTIEIAGKYNCKIIYHERFTYVEPARNFAIHQAENEWVLVIDADETVPPKLKEYLYDIIKTPNLGGVYIPFKNFFINKWMRSAYPDFKLRFFRKEGAYWPNEIHSTVKVKGDVIKIPRGRTDLASDHLANDSVSTILRKTDTYSDAEIERKKNKKITTFGLIFSPFFWFIKYYFIKKGFLDGKKGFIFACLKAQSKLVILAKVYEYQEQNKVTK